Proteins from a single region of Paenibacillus sp. BIHB 4019:
- a CDS encoding phytanoyl-CoA dioxygenase family protein, which yields MTFGALTLTAEQLEQYRRDGYVIVKNLFSEQELAEIDSTFEGISKQSVPGYFEPDLSEEATDPLKRYPRVMHPHRFNETAKKYMLHQPVMDVLRDLYEEEPIAAQSMFYYKPPGSRGQALHQDNFYLKVEPGNCIAAWTAIDAADEENGGMLVVPKTHDYELSCPEEADVTESFTRHFVKPPKDNKPVPARMERGDTLFFNGNLIHGSYRNKTKDRFRRAFICHYANESATHISHFYRPLFRADGSMIDRENNPDGGPCGIEYEANYPH from the coding sequence ATGACATTTGGTGCCCTGACATTAACGGCTGAACAGCTGGAGCAATACCGTCGTGACGGGTATGTAATCGTCAAAAATTTATTCAGCGAGCAGGAGCTTGCCGAAATCGATTCCACCTTTGAAGGGATTAGCAAGCAGAGCGTTCCCGGTTATTTTGAGCCTGATCTGAGCGAGGAGGCGACCGATCCGCTGAAGCGTTATCCTCGGGTCATGCATCCCCACCGCTTCAATGAGACGGCAAAAAAGTATATGCTGCACCAGCCGGTGATGGATGTATTGAGGGATTTATATGAAGAAGAGCCTATCGCCGCGCAAAGCATGTTCTATTACAAGCCGCCTGGCTCGCGGGGGCAGGCGCTGCATCAGGATAATTTTTATTTAAAGGTGGAGCCGGGCAATTGTATTGCGGCATGGACGGCGATTGATGCGGCGGATGAGGAAAATGGCGGCATGCTTGTCGTGCCGAAGACGCATGATTATGAGCTGTCCTGCCCGGAGGAGGCGGATGTGACGGAGTCGTTTACACGGCATTTTGTAAAACCGCCGAAGGATAATAAGCCGGTTCCAGCAAGGATGGAGCGGGGAGATACATTGTTTTTTAACGGCAATCTTATTCATGGGTCGTACCGCAACAAAACAAAGGATCGGTTTCGGCGCGCTTTTATATGCCATTATGCGAATGAATCTGCGACGCATATTAGCCATTTTTACCGCCCGCTGTTTCGTGCAGATGGCAGCATGATCGATCGGGAGAACAATCCGGACGGGGGGCCGTGCGGCATTGAATATGAAGCCAATTACCCGCATTGA
- a CDS encoding sugar phosphate isomerase/epimerase — protein sequence MKPITRIDRKLSVQMSWWGMEQVPDFAADTTAEKIRRIAGAGFDGINGFIPEPEHVAEWKELLPQHQLELSVNAYPASAAEMESFLEKAVRFGGISFINAQVMTPFVTGTEAESLLGAIKKLSRQAGIPVYVETHRGTITQDLIRTARYVRNLGQLDLTIDFSHYVLAGEMRSVRPEAEELLQELLVHTSSIHARVSNGEQIQIGMEHEEAKAMLPLFERWWRKGMEQWLLRSQTGDSFPFVCELGPPPYAMTCHTGEDRGEGTTVELSDRWRESLLYAERARRLWDSLA from the coding sequence ATGAAGCCAATTACCCGCATTGACCGGAAGCTGAGCGTTCAGATGTCCTGGTGGGGCATGGAGCAGGTGCCTGATTTTGCTGCCGATACGACAGCGGAGAAAATAAGGCGCATTGCAGGCGCCGGATTCGACGGCATAAATGGTTTTATTCCAGAGCCGGAGCATGTGGCGGAGTGGAAAGAGCTGCTGCCGCAGCATCAGCTTGAGCTTAGTGTTAATGCGTATCCTGCAAGCGCAGCGGAAATGGAGAGCTTTTTGGAAAAAGCGGTGCGCTTTGGCGGCATTTCTTTCATTAACGCACAGGTCATGACGCCATTCGTAACGGGAACAGAAGCCGAAAGCTTGCTTGGCGCGATTAAAAAGCTGTCCCGTCAAGCGGGCATTCCGGTTTATGTCGAGACCCATCGGGGAACGATTACGCAGGATTTAATTCGCACTGCACGCTATGTGCGAAATTTGGGGCAGCTGGATCTGACGATTGATTTTTCCCATTATGTGCTGGCTGGCGAAATGCGGAGCGTTCGGCCTGAGGCCGAGGAACTGCTCCAGGAACTGCTCGTGCATACGAGCAGTATTCATGCCCGCGTGTCGAATGGGGAGCAAATCCAAATCGGCATGGAGCATGAAGAGGCGAAGGCGATGCTGCCGCTTTTTGAGCGCTGGTGGCGCAAAGGGATGGAGCAATGGCTCCTGCGTTCGCAGACAGGGGACAGCTTTCCGTTCGTCTGCGAGCTGGGGCCGCCGCCTTATGCGATGACCTGTCACACAGGAGAGGACAGAGGTGAGGGGACAACAGTTGAGCTAAGCGACCGCTGGCGTGAATCGCTGCTGTATGCCGAGCGGGCGCGCAGATTGTGGGATTCCTTAGCTTGA
- a CDS encoding alpha/beta hydrolase: MQHFQDMDTAARKYFKSGNHTLSYLDFGGESRHILLTLHGHMNDARTYSELASKCTDWRVIGLDQRGHGWSEHPQDKDYSRESYLEDILNLIRIELGGQPVTLLGHSLGGVNAYQFAARYPELVHAVIVEDIGVEINADLSFAEALPTRSSSLQELRKSLEHAGIKAIDYFSESVFEDERGWGFRCDLKGMVISQQNLNGVWWDDWLASRCPILLIHGKKSFVLNADQAERMVSRRPNTKLEIFEPCGHGVHSDDPYRFYQVVSEFLANVF; the protein is encoded by the coding sequence ATGCAACATTTTCAGGACATGGATACGGCGGCAAGAAAATATTTCAAATCGGGCAATCATACGCTCTCTTATCTCGACTTTGGCGGAGAGAGCCGCCATATCCTGCTCACTTTGCACGGGCATATGAATGATGCTAGAACCTATTCGGAGCTGGCGTCCAAATGCACGGATTGGCGAGTTATCGGTTTAGACCAACGTGGGCATGGCTGGAGTGAGCATCCTCAGGATAAGGATTATTCAAGGGAAAGCTATTTGGAGGATATTCTGAACCTGATTCGCATAGAGCTTGGCGGACAACCGGTCACCCTATTGGGCCATTCCTTAGGCGGAGTTAACGCTTATCAGTTTGCCGCACGCTACCCTGAGCTTGTCCATGCTGTTATTGTCGAGGACATCGGTGTCGAAATTAACGCCGACTTGTCCTTTGCCGAGGCACTCCCCACGCGCTCCTCATCCCTGCAGGAACTGAGAAAATCGCTTGAGCATGCTGGCATTAAGGCAATTGATTACTTCTCAGAAAGCGTGTTTGAGGATGAAAGAGGCTGGGGCTTCCGCTGCGATTTAAAAGGAATGGTCATTTCTCAGCAAAACTTGAATGGGGTTTGGTGGGACGACTGGCTAGCTTCCCGTTGTCCTATTTTACTTATTCATGGTAAAAAAAGCTTCGTATTAAACGCAGACCAAGCCGAACGGATGGTATCGCGAAGACCAAACACAAAGCTTGAAATTTTTGAACCATGTGGCCACGGTGTCCATTCGGATGATCCGTATCGTTTTTATCAAGTAGTCAGCGAGTTCCTTGCCAACGTGTTCTAA
- a CDS encoding nitroreductase family protein, producing MSNSESSFSTVIRERRSVRKYDPTVKMTQEEIHDIIADAVLAPSGSNLQPWRFLVITDQETKQKLLPIAFNQEQIVTSSAVIAVMADLEFYKHAERIYEKSIEAGYMTREAADKLRTNMTGFYSNAPAERLLSSVLVDGGLVSMQLMLAARAKGFDTVPMAGYDVAKFRELMNVPDQYTNVMLIALGKASEAGHPTTRLDVNDVTHWNHF from the coding sequence TTGTCTAATTCTGAAAGTTCATTCAGCACGGTTATCCGCGAGCGCCGTTCGGTTCGCAAATATGATCCAACTGTTAAAATGACGCAGGAAGAAATTCACGATATTATCGCTGATGCGGTTCTTGCGCCATCCGGAAGCAACCTGCAGCCTTGGCGTTTTCTAGTTATTACGGATCAGGAAACGAAGCAAAAGCTGCTTCCTATTGCTTTCAACCAAGAGCAAATTGTAACTTCTTCTGCTGTCATTGCCGTTATGGCCGATTTGGAGTTTTATAAACATGCCGAGCGCATCTATGAAAAATCAATTGAAGCTGGCTATATGACTCGTGAAGCTGCCGACAAGCTCAGAACGAATATGACAGGCTTCTATTCTAATGCTCCTGCTGAACGTCTGCTCTCCTCTGTACTCGTTGACGGCGGTCTTGTGTCAATGCAGCTGATGCTGGCTGCGCGTGCCAAAGGCTTCGATACCGTACCGATGGCTGGCTACGACGTAGCGAAGTTCCGCGAGCTGATGAATGTGCCTGACCAATATACGAATGTCATGCTGATTGCCCTTGGCAAAGCATCCGAGGCTGGCCACCCGACTACCCGTCTGGATGTTAATGACGTTACACATTGGAATCATTTCTAA
- a CDS encoding arylamine N-acetyltransferase, translating into MSELNALFRKKVGIPESEVITFDRLAYVLERLAKTVPFENLNIIRKSSAVITKEYVVQKILKDQEGGLCYEINALLYLFLIENGFNAVLARGVVYNHDTQAYFTLGRTHLTILLTYEEQTYLLDSGFGGNLPLKPVPLTGETLTSSNGQFRIKKEDSEHGDYLLEMKLKHKDTDWKVGYAFDSQKQLADLTECNDIRQIVFEHPESRFNKQPLITQITDDGSVTLTDTSFTQWKDGVLTKEQIDMGDYERLLKQHFGMSSK; encoded by the coding sequence ATGAGTGAACTGAACGCTTTATTTCGCAAAAAAGTAGGGATTCCAGAAAGCGAGGTTATTACTTTCGATCGCTTAGCCTACGTGCTTGAGAGACTGGCAAAAACCGTGCCTTTTGAAAATTTAAATATAATTAGAAAAAGCAGCGCTGTTATAACGAAAGAATACGTCGTTCAAAAAATTCTAAAGGATCAAGAAGGCGGGCTTTGCTATGAAATAAATGCGCTGCTTTATCTTTTTTTGATCGAAAATGGATTTAACGCGGTTTTGGCGCGCGGGGTTGTCTACAATCATGATACGCAAGCGTATTTCACGCTGGGAAGGACGCATTTAACGATTTTGCTTACTTATGAGGAGCAAACCTATCTTTTAGATTCGGGCTTTGGAGGAAATTTGCCGTTAAAGCCTGTTCCTTTAACAGGCGAAACGCTAACGTCAAGCAACGGCCAATTTCGCATAAAAAAAGAAGATAGCGAGCATGGAGACTACCTTCTTGAAATGAAGCTGAAGCATAAAGATACCGATTGGAAAGTCGGCTATGCCTTCGATTCTCAAAAACAGCTGGCTGACTTAACGGAATGTAATGACATCCGCCAAATTGTATTTGAGCATCCCGAATCCCGATTTAATAAGCAGCCATTGATTACACAAATAACAGATGATGGAAGCGTAACTTTGACCGACACTTCTTTCACGCAATGGAAGGACGGCGTTTTAACAAAAGAGCAGATCGATATGGGGGACTATGAAAGGCTGCTGAAGCAGCATTTTGGAATGTCGAGCAAATGA
- a CDS encoding AarF/ABC1/UbiB kinase family protein codes for MQRGKRIRQLQRYRTIATTIARSGLGYVSDGIGIQEKNWFLRNPERAELHTKSIGERIRLLLEELGPTFVKLGQLASTRPDLIPANIIVELERLQDDVPPFPYEDVQRIIEAELGDSITNLFSSFSITPIAAASIGQVHKATLRDGTEVVVKVQRPGIQKLVETDLNILADVAKVSEGAFELAQHYRLNEIVEELSKALRQEMDYSIEAQSTEKFMINSKKLPYIFVPVVYWDYCTKRVLTTSYVDGIKLSDRKQLEQLGINTKLVAERLATVIFHQILIDGFFHGDPHPGNVMALPDGRLALLDFGMVGRLSPHTKKHFASLVIALRNQSSKGVIRAISYMGVIPDEVDQAKLYADVDEMREKYYQVPLNQISLGTAIRDLFSVANRHHIRIPSELTLLGKALLTMEGVTVALDPKISIFNIAEPFGKKLFMEQMDPREIWKGLLEDAPDYFELVSDIPAALKQLSLVIRKGKLRMEVESPQLDTLMKKMDRISNQLSFSIVLLALSLVMVGLIVGAALNHSQSLFWGLPVIEIGFAVTLAMFVYVIYAIIRSGRF; via the coding sequence TTGCAGCGAGGAAAACGAATCCGTCAATTACAGCGTTATCGAACGATTGCAACTACGATTGCCCGAAGCGGCTTAGGTTATGTATCGGATGGGATAGGCATACAAGAGAAGAATTGGTTTTTACGCAATCCTGAACGGGCAGAACTGCATACTAAAAGTATCGGAGAACGTATCCGTCTGTTATTGGAGGAATTAGGGCCTACTTTTGTAAAGCTGGGGCAACTTGCAAGCACAAGGCCCGATTTAATTCCTGCAAATATTATAGTTGAATTGGAGCGGCTTCAGGACGATGTCCCACCATTTCCTTATGAAGATGTTCAAAGAATTATTGAGGCGGAGCTTGGAGACTCCATTACTAACTTGTTCAGCTCCTTTTCCATTACACCAATTGCAGCAGCCTCCATTGGGCAAGTTCACAAGGCTACTTTAAGGGATGGAACCGAAGTAGTCGTTAAAGTACAGCGTCCAGGCATTCAAAAGCTGGTTGAAACGGATTTAAATATATTGGCTGACGTAGCTAAAGTAAGCGAGGGAGCATTTGAGCTTGCGCAGCATTACCGGCTTAATGAAATTGTCGAGGAATTGAGCAAGGCGCTTCGCCAAGAAATGGACTATTCCATAGAGGCACAGAGCACAGAAAAATTTATGATTAACAGCAAGAAACTGCCTTATATTTTTGTCCCGGTTGTTTATTGGGATTATTGTACGAAGCGTGTGCTTACTACAAGCTATGTTGATGGAATTAAGCTATCAGATCGAAAGCAGCTTGAACAGCTAGGTATAAATACAAAGTTGGTTGCGGAACGGCTGGCAACCGTGATTTTTCACCAAATTCTAATAGATGGGTTCTTTCATGGGGATCCGCATCCTGGCAATGTTATGGCGCTTCCTGATGGCCGGCTGGCATTGCTCGATTTTGGAATGGTAGGGCGACTATCTCCTCATACGAAAAAGCATTTTGCTTCACTCGTCATTGCTTTGCGTAATCAAAGCTCTAAAGGCGTCATCCGGGCGATTTCCTATATGGGTGTTATTCCAGACGAGGTGGATCAGGCCAAATTATATGCCGATGTTGATGAAATGAGAGAAAAGTATTACCAGGTGCCGCTTAATCAAATAAGTTTAGGAACAGCGATCAGGGATTTATTTTCGGTGGCAAATCGGCATCATATTCGAATCCCATCGGAATTGACGCTGTTGGGGAAAGCTTTGCTGACGATGGAGGGTGTAACTGTTGCACTCGATCCGAAAATTAGCATTTTCAATATTGCGGAGCCCTTTGGAAAAAAACTATTTATGGAGCAAATGGACCCAAGAGAAATATGGAAAGGACTGCTCGAGGATGCCCCTGATTATTTCGAGTTGGTGAGTGATATTCCAGCTGCCTTGAAGCAGCTTTCACTCGTTATCCGAAAAGGCAAATTGCGAATGGAAGTGGAGTCTCCCCAATTGGATACGTTGATGAAGAAAATGGATCGCATCAGCAACCAGTTATCCTTCAGCATCGTTCTACTTGCGCTCAGCCTCGTTATGGTCGGCTTAATTGTTGGAGCCGCACTCAATCACTCGCAATCGCTATTTTGGGGTTTGCCGGTTATTGAGATAGGCTTCGCAGTGACCTTGGCGATGTTTGTATATGTTATATACGCCATAATACGTTCAGGACGCTTCTGA
- a CDS encoding transcriptional regulator, with translation MPRFEQQYHDWMQNNLENETNPRRLELLHKGLGHGTQEFLRHVWFPAVGHFNHLLPEWEVRDFSNGYRYLDLAYMPGGAKGGIEIQGYGPHARDLDVRRFKDLCRRHCLLSLDGWTFLPIAYPSIVDEPKQCQQLVLAFIGKFIATDVPSTLSWLEAETVRFARRLLRPISPLELASHLRVSDRQARRILHELVKLQIMDIASGQLRARTYKLRF, from the coding sequence ATGCCGCGTTTTGAGCAGCAATATCATGATTGGATGCAGAATAATCTTGAAAATGAAACCAACCCTCGCAGGCTGGAGCTTCTTCATAAAGGGCTCGGTCATGGTACGCAAGAGTTCCTTCGGCACGTGTGGTTTCCCGCTGTCGGTCATTTTAATCACTTGCTTCCTGAGTGGGAGGTGCGTGATTTCAGCAATGGCTACCGTTATCTGGATCTTGCCTATATGCCCGGTGGCGCAAAAGGCGGAATAGAAATTCAAGGGTATGGCCCTCATGCCAGAGATCTTGATGTAAGACGCTTTAAAGATTTATGCCGACGCCATTGCCTGCTGTCACTGGATGGGTGGACGTTTCTTCCGATTGCTTATCCTTCTATCGTCGATGAGCCAAAACAGTGCCAGCAGCTCGTTCTAGCTTTTATCGGGAAATTTATTGCCACCGACGTTCCTTCAACATTATCCTGGCTTGAAGCCGAAACCGTTCGGTTTGCTCGCCGCCTTTTGCGTCCAATATCCCCTTTGGAACTCGCCAGCCATCTTAGGGTAAGTGACCGACAGGCCAGACGTATCCTGCATGAACTTGTTAAGCTTCAAATAATGGACATAGCAAGCGGTCAACTGCGTGCCCGTACTTACAAGCTTCGCTTTTAA
- a CDS encoding M15 family metallopeptidase has product MATLTLSEVKAKSAARLSGLLPVVKAAAEALIERSYKRGVPIVITQGLRTYAEQDALYAQGRTKAGSIVTNARAGYSYHNFGVAIDFSLLSEDGRSVYWDTKRDADKDGIADWNEVVAEAKALGFAWGGDWTSFKDYPHFEMTFGLSTAQLRANIRPTAAQTSAVLAKVNAIMKEEPELKVEDANAIITFLKAEWAAANAKKDEPRKKEANRLANVLRVASGQETQ; this is encoded by the coding sequence ATGGCGACGTTAACACTTTCGGAAGTGAAAGCGAAGTCGGCAGCGCGGTTAAGCGGATTGTTGCCCGTTGTGAAAGCGGCGGCTGAAGCGTTAATTGAGCGGAGTTATAAACGCGGCGTGCCGATCGTTATTACACAAGGGCTACGAACGTATGCGGAGCAGGACGCTTTATACGCGCAGGGGCGTACGAAAGCTGGCTCGATTGTCACGAATGCACGCGCAGGGTACTCGTACCACAATTTCGGCGTAGCGATAGACTTCTCGCTGCTTTCGGAAGACGGCCGCTCCGTTTATTGGGATACGAAGCGAGACGCTGATAAGGACGGCATTGCGGACTGGAACGAAGTTGTAGCGGAAGCTAAGGCGCTAGGATTCGCATGGGGCGGCGATTGGACTTCGTTCAAAGACTATCCGCACTTCGAGATGACATTCGGGCTCTCAACGGCTCAACTACGCGCAAACATCCGTCCGACAGCGGCGCAGACTAGCGCGGTATTAGCGAAGGTTAACGCGATTATGAAGGAGGAACCGGAATTGAAAGTCGAAGATGCGAACGCGATTATCACGTTTCTGAAAGCGGAGTGGGCAGCGGCTAATGCGAAGAAGGACGAGCCGCGCAAGAAAGAAGCGAATAGGCTGGCGAATGTGCTGCGCGTGGCTAGCGGGCAGGAAACGCAGTAA
- a CDS encoding aldo/keto reductase, with protein MEYTKLGRTGLEISRLALGCMTYGAPDRGMHPWSLGEDASRTYIKQALELGFNFFDTANVYSDGTSEEIVGRALKDFASRDDVVIATKVHGRMRPGANGAGLSRKAIMAEVDHSLQRLGTDYIDLYQIHRFDNGTPIEETMEALHDVVKAGKARYIGASSMYAWQFMKMQQAAERNGWTRFVSMQNYVNLLYREEEREMLPLCKADGIGVIPWSPLARGRLTRDWEQESERSRTDEFGKTLYVQTAEADRKIVDKVAEIAEKRELPRAQVALAWLLQKDSITAPIVGATKPHHLTDAVAALDVKLTAEEIAALEEPYVPHPVMGGLS; from the coding sequence ATGGAATATACGAAACTTGGACGAACAGGCCTTGAAATATCACGGCTTGCGCTTGGCTGTATGACCTATGGGGCTCCTGATCGCGGGATGCATCCTTGGTCTTTAGGTGAGGATGCGAGCAGAACTTACATTAAGCAGGCGCTTGAGCTGGGCTTTAATTTTTTTGATACGGCTAACGTTTATTCAGATGGGACAAGCGAGGAAATCGTCGGCCGGGCTTTAAAAGATTTCGCTAGCCGCGACGACGTCGTAATCGCAACCAAGGTTCACGGCCGCATGCGTCCCGGCGCCAATGGAGCAGGCCTCTCGCGCAAAGCCATTATGGCGGAGGTTGATCACAGCTTGCAGCGGCTTGGCACCGATTATATCGATTTGTATCAAATCCATCGCTTTGACAATGGTACGCCGATTGAAGAAACGATGGAAGCGCTCCACGATGTTGTAAAGGCCGGAAAAGCCCGCTATATTGGCGCCTCCTCCATGTATGCCTGGCAGTTTATGAAAATGCAGCAGGCTGCGGAGCGGAACGGCTGGACCCGCTTCGTCTCGATGCAAAACTATGTCAATCTGCTTTACCGCGAAGAAGAACGGGAAATGCTGCCCCTTTGCAAAGCAGACGGGATCGGTGTCATTCCGTGGAGCCCGCTTGCCCGCGGCCGCCTGACTCGGGATTGGGAGCAGGAGAGCGAACGCTCAAGGACAGATGAGTTCGGCAAAACCTTGTATGTCCAAACCGCAGAAGCCGATCGAAAAATTGTAGATAAAGTAGCTGAAATCGCCGAAAAACGAGAACTTCCTAGAGCGCAGGTCGCGCTTGCCTGGTTGCTGCAAAAAGACTCGATTACCGCTCCAATCGTCGGTGCAACGAAGCCCCATCATTTGACGGATGCTGTAGCCGCCCTGGATGTTAAATTAACGGCTGAGGAAATTGCCGCCTTGGAGGAGCCTTACGTTCCACATCCCGTTATGGGCGGTCTAAGCTAA
- a CDS encoding helix-turn-helix domain-containing protein, which yields MKRNDWDRRQSKDAAEQSVIFAGHFSENDHYHTVRPHGRSDWLMFYTLQGEGFALTDASRQRCLPGELTLIRPGCMHEYGTAAGNTWQFVWVHFPDVIAETGLLPATNLISCPIRQPSAGKRIYRAFRRILTDSLASSLYGESLCENALREILLLLAQQINSTADARIEEAMHLLAVHMTQPLSIGELAHTIGLSPSRLSHLFKASTGYSIIDMHNRMRVRQAALLLEHTKRSASEIAFDVGYQNYNHFAVQFSKVYGVSPRAYRNWKQTPDHLAQQ from the coding sequence ATGAAGCGAAACGATTGGGACAGACGCCAGAGCAAGGATGCTGCCGAGCAGTCCGTTATTTTTGCAGGCCATTTTTCGGAAAACGATCATTATCATACGGTGCGGCCTCACGGCAGAAGCGACTGGCTAATGTTTTATACGCTGCAAGGCGAAGGCTTTGCACTGACCGATGCTTCGCGCCAGCGCTGCTTGCCGGGCGAGCTGACGCTCATTCGGCCAGGCTGCATGCATGAATATGGAACAGCGGCGGGCAACACGTGGCAGTTTGTGTGGGTTCATTTTCCCGATGTGATAGCTGAAACGGGTCTGCTCCCCGCCACCAATCTGATTTCCTGTCCGATTCGCCAGCCCTCAGCGGGCAAACGAATTTATCGGGCTTTTCGGCGGATATTGACCGACTCGCTGGCAAGCAGCCTATATGGCGAATCTTTATGCGAAAATGCGCTGCGCGAAATTTTGCTGCTGCTGGCCCAGCAGATAAACAGCACAGCGGATGCCCGTATTGAAGAAGCGATGCATTTGCTCGCCGTTCATATGACTCAGCCGCTTTCTATTGGAGAGCTGGCTCATACGATCGGGCTCTCTCCATCCAGATTATCCCATCTATTCAAAGCTTCAACCGGCTATTCGATCATCGATATGCATAACCGGATGCGTGTTCGTCAAGCAGCCCTGCTGCTGGAGCATACGAAACGGAGCGCTTCTGAAATCGCTTTTGACGTAGGCTATCAAAACTATAATCACTTTGCAGTGCAGTTTAGCAAGGTTTATGGCGTTTCTCCGCGCGCTTACCGCAACTGGAAACAAACGCCTGATCATTTGGCACAACAATAA
- a CDS encoding MarR family transcriptional regulator, giving the protein MGLTKRRLQFLNQLMELYQRTRLPIHYETLAKALGVSKWTAYDMMKEMEKTGFVSRSYEVNDKETGRSQVVFAPTVKAAELFRQERSDLVNPGDWEATANKIKQLLNSINHMSINELLRKIVDEIPSKTTNIEFCGYITGLLLAYLRKLGGKSEKLIHIVVNKTPSDQTRLLLFVGTVMGTIIQTVQEELSHEIADLVTEFVDMIHKLASNEQRMLADFVKEAFA; this is encoded by the coding sequence ATGGGGCTTACAAAACGCCGATTGCAATTTTTGAACCAACTGATGGAGCTTTACCAACGTACTCGATTACCTATACACTATGAAACTTTGGCTAAAGCTTTAGGCGTAAGCAAGTGGACAGCCTATGATATGATGAAAGAAATGGAAAAAACGGGCTTTGTATCGCGAAGCTATGAGGTAAACGATAAAGAAACGGGAAGGTCGCAGGTTGTTTTTGCGCCTACTGTCAAGGCGGCAGAATTGTTTCGCCAGGAGCGCTCTGACTTAGTAAATCCAGGCGACTGGGAAGCAACCGCCAATAAAATTAAGCAATTGCTAAACAGTATAAATCATATGAGTATTAATGAGCTGCTTCGAAAAATAGTAGATGAGATTCCTAGCAAAACAACGAATATTGAATTTTGCGGTTATATTACTGGACTGCTGTTAGCCTATTTAAGAAAGCTCGGAGGTAAGTCAGAGAAGCTTATTCATATTGTTGTCAATAAAACGCCGAGTGACCAGACAAGGCTGCTTCTATTTGTCGGCACCGTTATGGGGACGATTATTCAGACGGTTCAAGAAGAGCTTAGTCACGAGATTGCGGATCTGGTTACGGAATTTGTAGATATGATTCATAAGCTGGCGAGCAACGAGCAGCGTATGCTGGCTGATTTTGTAAAGGAGGCGTTCGCTTAA
- a CDS encoding excalibur calcium-binding domain-containing protein gives MEPKESAKASSAAKPTESPEATAKPTVKPTEKPTPEPTIEPVEEFVYYKNCSAVRAAGAAPLYEGDPGYSTKLDRDRDGIACE, from the coding sequence ATGGAGCCGAAAGAGTCCGCTAAAGCGTCATCAGCCGCTAAACCGACGGAATCGCCTGAAGCTACCGCGAAACCTACTGTTAAACCGACGGAGAAACCAACGCCTGAACCTACGATAGAACCCGTCGAAGAGTTCGTATATTACAAGAATTGTTCCGCTGTCCGAGCGGCCGGAGCTGCGCCTCTTTACGAAGGTGATCCGGGATACAGCACGAAGCTAGATCGTGACCGAGACGGAATAGCTTGCGAATAG